TGCAGCCCTTCTTGACATATGTGCTCGAAGGCTGGGAAGGCTAGTCCGAAAGACCAGGAGGACGAAACCGGTTTAGAATGCAAGCGAACGGGGGTTGGGGACCGGCGCCCCCCGTCCAGGGGAGAGAACATCATGCCCGAGACTGAGACGAACGCTGGCGACGTGATCGACTCCTACCGGCGCCGACGCAATCGCCTGGTCCCGCTCTTCGTCGGGGGCTTGGCCGTAGTTCTGCTCGTCGTGGGCGTCTTTCTGGTTGTGCTGTGGCTGACGGGAGACAGCCCGCCTGCCCTGCCTTCGTTCCTGGCGCGCGATACGCCGACGCCGACCGCCACCCCGACACCGCCCCCGCCGACCGAGACGCCGACGATCACCAACACCCCAGAGGCGAGCCTCACCCCGACCCCCTCCGGGCCGACGGAGTACATCGTCG
The window above is part of the Anaerolineales bacterium genome. Proteins encoded here:
- a CDS encoding LysM peptidoglycan-binding domain-containing protein, producing the protein MPETETNAGDVIDSYRRRRNRLVPLFVGGLAVVLLVVGVFLVVLWLTGDSPPALPSFLARDTPTPTATPTPPPPTETPTITNTPEASLTPTPSGPTEYIVEVGDTLFSIAETFSVTMDLLISYNGLTDPNNIGVGTTLLIPPPDSELPTETAVPTGLPRGSKIEYVVKTGDTLQSIAAKFNSTAEAIALENK